GACTGGACGCCCTACGCGCGCCTCATGGTGGCGCTGCCGCCGGTCATCGCCGACCTCACCGTCGACGAGGCGCGGGTGGTCGACGTGTGCGCCGCCGAGCTGGTCGCCCGCGGCACCGACGACCCGCTCTGGACCGGCAGCGTCGGCACCCCGCCCGGCTGGACCTGGGCGCACGTCGCGCAGACCCGGCACCTGGCGCTCGTCCCGGCCGAGCTGCACGCCGGCTTCCGGCATCTCGGCGGGGTCAGCGTGGGCGCCTCCCACGGCGGGGCGCGGGCTCACCGCCCGCGCCGGCGCCGCGCCGCGCATCCTGGTCACCGAGCGCCTCTCCGACGCCGCGCTGGCCCGGGCCGACGACCTGTTCGGGGTACGCCTGCCGGCCGCCTACCGCGACTTCCTCGGCCGGACCAACGGGGGAGCGCCCGCGCAGCCGGCCGTGCACCCGGGCTTCGGGTTCGTGCTGGACCAGCCGCTGTTCGGGTTCCGCGACGACCGCGCCCAGGACCTGGGGTACGTCAACGCCTGGTTCGGCGACCGGCTGACCGCCGACTGGCTGGCCATCGGCCACGTCCAGGGTGGGTTGCTCACCCTGCGGCTGCGCGGCGCGGACGCCGGCGCGGTGGGCTGGCTCGACGACGACGATCCGCGCGACCGGGACGGCTTCACCGCCGAGGAGGTCTGCGAGCGGCTGATGCGGCGGGTGGCCGACGACTTCGCCACGTTCTGGACCGGGCTGCGTCCCGTACCGTCGGATCTCGCGGAACTGGCGGCGAACGTGGCGGCCGGCGCGGAGCTCGCCGCGCCGGACGGCTGCGGGGCGCTGCTGCCCCGCTCGCACCGGAGGGACACCGCGTGAGGGACTGGCAACCGGCCAACGACGTCGAGCAGGCGATGCTGCTGGCGGCCGGGGAGGACGACCGGCAGGCGTACTTCCAGCTGGTCGCGGTGGCGGACCTGTTCCTGCCGCAGATCGCCGGCGACGACTCCGTGGCCCAGCGGTTCCTCACCGTGCACGCCTTCGACGAGGTCTTCCTGCCGGTGTTCACGTCGGTGCAGGCGCTCGCCGGCCAGTTCGGCGGGGCGGTCAACGGCTACACCGTCACCAACTACGCGGAGCTGCGGCGCAAGTGGCCGGACCCGCAGTGGCGGCTGGCGATCAACCCCGGCACGCCGGTCGACGCGTACCTGTCGATCGAGGGCGTCGAGGAGGCCGCGGTCGGCGACGTGACGGTGCCGACGCTGGCCGAGCTGGCGACCGCCGCGGAGGAGGACGAGGCGGTCGAGGCGGAGTTGCGGGCGCTGCACGCGGCCGGCGACTATCCCGACGACGATCCGGCCGCGGCGCTGCGGGCCGCCGCCCGGGCCGGCGACGTGTACGGCTATCTGGAGCGCCTGCTCGACATGCTGGTGCTGATCCCCACCACCCGGCCGGTCGAGGCGGAGGAGATCCTCGAGCCCGGTTTCCCGTGGCTGCCCGGCCCGGGTCAGGTGATCGAGGTGTTCACCACCGCCGAGGCGCTGGCCCGTAGCCACCCCGAGCCGCCGCCGACGGTCGAGGTGGCGCTGCCGTTCGCGCTGGCGGTCTGGCCCGGCGGTCACGGCCTGTCGGTCAACCCCGGTGGCGACGACGGCATCGAGGTCGGCGCCGACGAGGTGCTCTTCCTGCTCACGCTGACGCCTTCAGGTTCACCTGCCGACTCTGCGTGATCCGGTCGGCCGGCGGGGCGGTGACGGTCACCGGGGTGCCGAACTGGTCGAGCGTGAACGACGTGCGGATCTCCCACTCGTCCTGCGGGTGCTGGTACCCGTCGTCGGTGCCCCGGCCGTCGTCGACGTAGAGCACGCTCGTCTCCACGTCGAGCCGGCGCAGCCGGCCGGCGTCGTCGATCCAGACGGAGAAGAGCGGCGGGACCACCCGGTTGAACACCAGATCGAGCGAGGTCCGGAAGGGCGGCGGGCAGAAGACGTCGTGGTTCGGGGTGCAGCGGAACCGGTACTCGTGGGGTGCGCCCTTGACGTCGGGCAGCTCGTCGGTCTCGCCGTTGGCGGCGATCTGCTCGCTGACGTCGTCGAGGAACCGCTGCCAGACCATGAGGTCGCTGACCCCCAGGTCGGGGTCGGAGAACCCGCTGCCCCAGTCGGCCAGGGTGTGGGAGTCGAACCAGGGGCGGCCGTCCTCGGCCACCATGCTGGGCGACGTGAAGTAGGTGTCGTCGTCCACGTGCACGCCCTTGGCCTGCAGGGTGGGGTGACCGGTGGCCGCGATCTGCGTGTAGGTGGTCTCCCACGACGGCCGGTCGCCGAACCTGACCAGGCTGGTGCCCTGGAGCGTCACCTTCCGGCCGCCCAACTGGGGTTTCATCTCCGAGGTGAAGGTGACGCGTGCCGTCCCGGCCTCAGTCAACCGTTTCCCCGTGCCGGTGAGCCGTGCCGCGATCTGCTCGCGGCTCTCCGGCTTCCACACCGTGCTCACCGCGACGGCCGCGGCGCC
The Micromonospora sp. R77 DNA segment above includes these coding regions:
- a CDS encoding SMI1/KNR4 family protein — translated: MPAAYRDFLGRTNGGAPAQPAVHPGFGFVLDQPLFGFRDDRAQDLGYVNAWFGDRLTADWLAIGHVQGGLLTLRLRGADAGAVGWLDDDDPRDRDGFTAEEVCERLMRRVADDFATFWTGLRPVPSDLAELAANVAAGAELAAPDGCGALLPRSHRRDTA
- a CDS encoding SseB family protein, giving the protein MRDWQPANDVEQAMLLAAGEDDRQAYFQLVAVADLFLPQIAGDDSVAQRFLTVHAFDEVFLPVFTSVQALAGQFGGAVNGYTVTNYAELRRKWPDPQWRLAINPGTPVDAYLSIEGVEEAAVGDVTVPTLAELATAAEEDEAVEAELRALHAAGDYPDDDPAAALRAAARAGDVYGYLERLLDMLVLIPTTRPVEAEEILEPGFPWLPGPGQVIEVFTTAEALARSHPEPPPTVEVALPFALAVWPGGHGLSVNPGGDDGIEVGADEVLFLLTLTPSGSPADSA